Proteins from a genomic interval of Lolium perenne isolate Kyuss_39 chromosome 1, Kyuss_2.0, whole genome shotgun sequence:
- the LOC127310648 gene encoding haloacid dehalogenase-like hydrolase domain-containing protein Sgpp, producing MSAAGDSWDLQKLAPLEAILFDIDGTLCDSDPFHFLAFRDLLQQVGFNGGVPITEEFYSANISGWHNDALASKLFPELDHDKAMEFMDQKEALFRKLAARELKGLDGLQDLCKWIEDRNLKRAAVTNAPRANGELVLSLLGLTTFFPVLVIGSECERAKPSPDPYLKALELIGASPDHTFIFEDSASGIRAGVAAGVAVVGLTTGNPEKVLRDAGASLLIEDFRDPKLLDMLQVLDRAAAEK from the exons ATGTCGGCTGCCGGCGACAG CTGGGATCTGCAGAAGCTCGCGCCGCTAGAGGCCATCCTGTTCGACATCGACGGCACCCTCTGCGACTCGGACCCCTTCCACTTCCTCGCCTTCCGCGACCTGCTGCAGCAG GTTGGCTTCAATGGCGGGGTTCCCATCACCGAGGAGTTCTACAGCGCCAACATCAGCGGATGGCACAACGATGCCCTCGCCAGCAAGCTGTTCCCGGAGCTCGACCACGACAAGGCCATGGAGTTCATGGACCAGAAGGAAGCACTCTTCAGAAA GTTGGCAGCAAGAGAGCTCAAAGGACTAGACGGCCTGCAGGATCTGTGTAAATGGATTGAAGACCGCAACCTGAAGCGCGCGGCAGTGACGAACGCCCCAAGAGCGAACGGCGAGCTTGTGCTGTCGCTCCTCGGGCTCACCACCTTCTTCCCTGTGCTCGTCATCGGGAGCGAGTGCGAGAGAGCCAAGCCGTCCCCGGACCCCTATCTCAAGGCCCTCGAGCTCATCGGTGCTTCTCCTGATCACACCTTCATATTTGAG GACTCTGCGTCGGGGATCCGGGCTGGCGTCGCTGCTGGCGTGGCCGTGGTTGGCCTGACCACGGGGAACCCGGAGAAGGTGCTGAGGGATGCGGGGGCGAGCTTACTGATCGAGGATTTCCGGGACCCGAAGCTGCTGGACATGCTTCAGGTGCTGGATCGTGCAGCTGCAGAGAAGTAA